Proteins encoded in a region of the Diabrotica undecimpunctata isolate CICGRU chromosome 10, icDiaUnde3, whole genome shotgun sequence genome:
- the Galphai gene encoding guanine nucleotide-binding protein G(i) subunit alpha, with translation MGCAVSTTGEKAALARSRKIDRDLRAAGEKAASEVKLLLLGAGESGKSTIVKQMKIIHELGYTPEECEQYRPVVYSNTIQSLIAIIRAMGQLGIDFADPSKADIARQFFTYASSAEEGELTPELVMLMKKLWQDAGVQLCFARSREYQLNDSAAYYLNALDRISNPTYVPSQQDVLRTRVKTTGIVETNFLFKGLHFKMFDVGGQRSERKKWIHCFEGVTAIIFCVALSGYDLVLAEDEEMNRMVESMKLFDSICNSKWFVTTSIILFLNKKDLFEEKIVRSPLTICFPEYTGPNTYEDASAYIRMKFENLNKLKDQKEIYTHFTCATNTTNIQFVFDAVTDVIIKNNLKDCGLLM, from the exons atggGTTGTGCGGTGAGTACAACTGGGGAAAAAGCTGCTCTAGCTAGATCCAGAAAGATTGACCGGGATCTCCGAGCAGCTGGAGAAAAGGCTGCCAGTGAAGTGAAATTGTTACTACTGG GAGCTGGAGAGTCAGGCAAAAGTACAATAGTTAAGCAAATGAAAATAATTCATGAATTGGGATACACACCAGAAGAATGTGAACAGTACAGGCCAGTTGTTTATAGCAATACTATACAAAGTTTAATAGCCATAATAAGAGCTATGGGCCAATTGGGGATTGATTTTGCTGATCCTAGTAAAGCT GACATAGCAAGACAGTTTTTCACCTATGCCAGCTCAGCAGAGGAAGGTGAACTGACTCCAGAATTGGTAATGTTGATGAAAAAGCTTTGGCAGGATGCTGGTGTCCAGTTATGTTTTGCCAGATCAAGAGAATACCAGTTAAATGACTCTGCTGCTTACTATCTCAATGCATTAGATAGAATTTCAAATCCTACTTATGTACCATCTCAACAAGATGTCTTACGAACTAGGGTCAAGACCACTGGAATTGTTGAGACCAATTTTCTCTTCAAGGGTCTACATTTTAA aaTGTTTGATGTTGGCGGTCAGCGATCTGAAAGAAAGAAATGGATTCACTGCTTTGAAGGAGTCACTGCTATTATCTTTTGTGTAGCATTATCTG GTTATGATTTGGTACTTGCAGAAGATGAAGAAATGAACCGTATGGTAGAATCCATGAAGCTTTTCGATTCCATTTGCAATAGTAAATGGTTTGTGACTACATCGATAATCCTGTTTTTGAACAAAAAAGATCTATTTGAAGAGAAAATTGTACGCAGTCCCTTGACCATCTGCTTCCCAGAATATACAGGCCCTAATACTTACGAAGATGCATCAGCATACATCAGAATGAAATTCGAAAATCTCAATAAACTTAAGGACCAGAAAGAAATATATACACATTTCACATGTGCTACTAACACAACTAACATACAATTTGTGTTTGACGCGGTAACTGACGtcattataaaaaataatctgAAGGATTGTGGTCTTTTAATGTag